Proteins encoded by one window of Deltaproteobacteria bacterium:
- a CDS encoding CoA transferase, translated as MALGDLRVLDLTRVIAGPFCTGLLADFGAEVIKVELPGRGDDTRYGYPTVADVPVAFLALNHNKKGITLDVRKPAGRELLLKLIDRCDVLVENFAAGTMEKWGLGYEVLRARHPRLIYAALSGFGQTGPYAHRTSYDIIAQAMGGLMSLTGFPDGPPTRGGGALGDYIGGLFLAVGILTAVHFRAQSGQGQLVDVSNMDAMFTILDSWPTVTAMTGRLPARLGNRHPFTAPYDCYRATDGYVVIGVANNQLFRTLVTAVGRPELGQDVRFKSPRARLEHHDEINGVIGGWVGCRTVAEVMRVLGAANVPCAPVMTVDQLLTDPQLRARDMVVQAPHPQIGPVTMPGVPIKLSASPGAVRAVGPGLGQDNEAVYRDLLGLSAAEISALQAEQVI; from the coding sequence ATGGCCCTGGGCGACCTGCGGGTCCTCGATCTGACGCGGGTCATTGCCGGCCCCTTCTGCACCGGCTTGCTGGCAGACTTTGGCGCCGAAGTCATCAAGGTCGAGCTTCCCGGCCGTGGTGACGATACCCGTTATGGCTACCCGACGGTGGCAGACGTGCCGGTCGCCTTTCTCGCCCTCAATCACAACAAGAAAGGCATCACGCTCGACGTGCGCAAGCCCGCCGGGCGTGAGCTGCTGCTCAAGTTGATCGACCGCTGCGATGTCTTGGTCGAAAACTTCGCGGCCGGCACGATGGAGAAGTGGGGGCTGGGGTACGAGGTGTTGCGAGCCCGCCACCCGCGCCTGATATACGCGGCCCTGTCCGGCTTCGGCCAAACCGGCCCCTATGCTCATCGCACCTCCTACGACATCATCGCTCAGGCCATGGGTGGCTTGATGAGCCTGACCGGCTTTCCCGATGGACCACCGACGCGCGGCGGCGGCGCACTCGGTGATTACATCGGCGGCCTATTCCTTGCCGTCGGTATCCTGACCGCGGTGCATTTTCGCGCCCAGAGCGGGCAGGGGCAGCTGGTCGATGTCTCGAACATGGATGCCATGTTCACGATCCTCGACAGCTGGCCGACGGTGACCGCGATGACCGGCCGGCTGCCGGCCCGCTTGGGCAATCGCCACCCGTTTACCGCACCCTACGACTGCTACCGCGCGACCGACGGCTACGTTGTGATCGGTGTGGCGAATAACCAGCTCTTCCGTACGCTCGTGACGGCCGTAGGGCGCCCGGAGTTGGGGCAGGATGTACGCTTCAAGTCGCCGCGCGCGCGGTTGGAGCATCACGACGAGATCAACGGCGTCATCGGCGGCTGGGTGGGTTGCCGCACGGTGGCCGAGGTGATGCGGGTGCTCGGTGCCGCCAACGTGCCCTGTGCACCGGTGATGACGGTCGACCAATTGTTGACCGACCCACAACTCCGGGCGCGCGACATGGTGGTGCAAGCGCCGCACCCCCAGATCGGACCGGTGACCATGCCGGGCGTCCCGATCAAGCTTTCGGCCTCGCCCGGGGCGGTGCGGGCGGTGGGGCCCGGGCTTGGCCAAGATAACGAGGCAGTGTACCGTGACTTGCTCGGGTTGTCGGCGGCTGAAATCTCGGCGTTGCAGGCCGAGCAAGTGATTTAG
- a CDS encoding transcription elongation factor GreA: MELPVIQRLKKDLAELTNELNTKIPKLLQEAAAHGDLSENAEYDAAKQRQEYVRARIAQLNQRIRELSLYNVSQIPDGVVGYGSRVTVEDIDEGEVQDFEIVFPEEVNAGAGQISLSSPLGRALLNRTAGDEVEVQTPRGKKTYQIVTLRTFHQRAASD, from the coding sequence ATGGAACTTCCGGTTATCCAACGGCTGAAGAAGGATCTCGCCGAGCTCACCAACGAGCTGAACACAAAGATTCCCAAGCTGCTGCAAGAAGCAGCCGCGCACGGCGATCTCAGTGAGAACGCGGAGTACGACGCCGCTAAGCAGCGCCAGGAGTACGTCCGCGCCCGCATCGCGCAGCTCAACCAGCGTATCCGCGAGCTATCGCTATACAACGTCAGCCAAATCCCCGACGGCGTTGTCGGCTATGGCAGCCGAGTCACGGTCGAGGACATCGACGAGGGCGAGGTGCAGGATTTCGAGATTGTGTTTCCCGAAGAGGTCAACGCCGGCGCCGGGCAGATTTCACTGAGTTCACCGCTGGGGCGGGCCCTGCTCAATCGCACCGCGGGCGATGAAGTGGAAGTGCAGACGCCGCGCGGGAAGAAGACCTACCAGATCGTCACCCTGCGGACCTTTCATCAGCGCGCCGCCTCCGACTGA
- a CDS encoding galactose-1-phosphate uridylyltransferase: MSELRRDPLMRRWVIVAPERRADVVRRRAPAVPLMEETPCPFCPGNEAMNPNELYAVRGERTEANPTGWLVRITPDRRPLLHIEGKLERRGIGPFDLMSAIGAHELVVDTPDHHAHWADFDLAQMTRLLESYLTRFNDLRRDPRFRQIALVKNHGAPTSRYPHNHSHIVATPFVPRRIDDELAAADFFHRLKERCVFCDCLEAEVNAGSRVISANLDFVAFAPYASCFPFEIWILPRQHHADFGAISQRQLPALAALLRDTMSKLRTTLANPHFSLALHSGPLDGSKHETFHWHWELIPHLAGELGMEWATGVYFNPVAPEDAAAALRDGVLPDQSEAAR; the protein is encoded by the coding sequence ATGTCAGAGCTACGTCGTGATCCGTTGATGCGCCGCTGGGTTATCGTTGCACCCGAGCGGCGCGCGGATGTGGTACGCCGGCGCGCTCCGGCGGTGCCGCTGATGGAAGAAACCCCCTGCCCTTTCTGCCCCGGCAACGAGGCCATGAACCCCAATGAGCTGTACGCCGTGCGCGGCGAGCGCACCGAAGCCAACCCCACCGGCTGGCTGGTCCGCATTACGCCCGACCGCCGGCCGCTGCTGCACATCGAAGGCAAACTGGAGCGGCGCGGGATCGGGCCATTCGACTTGATGAGTGCCATCGGCGCCCACGAGCTGGTGGTGGATACTCCCGACCACCACGCGCACTGGGCCGACTTCGACTTGGCACAGATGACGCGCTTGCTCGAGAGCTACCTCACGCGCTTCAACGACTTGCGCCGCGACCCGCGCTTTCGCCAGATCGCGCTGGTCAAGAATCACGGGGCACCGACCAGCCGCTACCCTCATAATCATTCCCACATCGTCGCCACGCCGTTTGTGCCGCGGCGCATCGATGACGAACTAGCGGCGGCCGACTTCTTTCATCGGCTCAAGGAACGCTGCGTGTTCTGCGACTGTTTGGAGGCCGAGGTGAATGCCGGCAGCCGGGTCATCTCGGCCAATCTCGACTTCGTCGCCTTCGCCCCTTACGCCTCTTGCTTTCCGTTCGAGATCTGGATTCTGCCGCGCCAACACCACGCCGACTTCGGCGCCATCAGCCAACGCCAGCTGCCGGCACTGGCGGCGTTGTTGCGCGACACCATGAGTAAGCTGCGCACCACGCTTGCCAATCCACACTTCAGCCTGGCGCTCCACAGCGGCCCGCTTGACGGCAGCAAGCACGAAACCTTTCACTGGCACTGGGAGCTGATCCCGCACCTGGCCGGCGAGTTGGGGATGGAATGGGCCACCGGGGTGTACTTCAACCCGGTCGCCCCCGAAGACGCTGCCGCCGCCCTGCGCGACGGCGTGCTCCCGGATCAGTCGGAGGCGGCGCGCTGA
- a CDS encoding long-chain fatty acid--CoA ligase, protein MTPNNLADMFFAQAARMGNRPRYRYRSEAGWREVSWAQCRERVQDLAAGLCALGLTPGATVALLSSTRPEWTEIDLGILAAGGVTVPIYPSNLAAECGYIVCNAEARIVFVENEKQLAKIIEVRDRGFELDGVRHQATVRHVCLIDGPGGGDVVALADLMARGRAERERHQPELQRRRAALGRDALATIVYTSGTTGPPKGVMQTHGNHLAAVEQLMRLGLIAEGEVDFFFLPLAHSFARLLEYLGLYAGTVTAFARSIDTLIEDAAAAQPHVIPAVPRVYEKIYARIQATRNSASPRKRRLLDWAFQVGRRHSQCLQQGRAVSPLLALQVAVAHRLVFRRIHALLGGRLRYLISGGAPLAREIAEFFHSIGLLVLEGYGLTETTPILTVNRPGAFKFGTVGQALDDVVLRIAEDGEVLATGPNIAQGYFRRPEATAETWDAQGWFHTGDIGELDGDGFLRITDRKKDLIKTSGGKYVAPQTVENLLKTQPHISQAVVIGDNRKYCVALITLDAEEIQSWARAQRVDLPAREHWPAHPEIMALIDREVAAVNQQLPSYGTIKYHRILAHDFSPESGELTPSLKVKRKVVAQRYQPLIEEMY, encoded by the coding sequence ATGACCCCGAACAACTTAGCTGACATGTTCTTTGCCCAAGCGGCGCGGATGGGTAACCGCCCGCGTTACCGCTACCGCAGCGAAGCCGGGTGGCGTGAGGTCTCGTGGGCGCAATGCCGCGAGCGCGTGCAAGACCTTGCCGCGGGCTTGTGCGCGCTCGGCCTGACTCCCGGTGCGACGGTGGCGCTGCTCAGCAGTACGCGCCCGGAGTGGACGGAGATCGACTTGGGCATCCTTGCGGCCGGCGGTGTAACCGTTCCCATCTACCCTTCCAACCTCGCGGCCGAGTGCGGCTACATTGTGTGCAACGCCGAAGCCCGCATCGTTTTCGTCGAGAACGAGAAGCAGCTGGCCAAGATCATCGAGGTGCGCGACCGCGGCTTCGAGCTCGATGGCGTTCGCCATCAAGCAACCGTGCGCCACGTTTGCTTGATCGACGGGCCGGGCGGCGGCGATGTGGTGGCGCTTGCGGACCTGATGGCCCGCGGGCGCGCCGAACGCGAGCGCCACCAGCCGGAATTGCAGCGGCGCCGCGCTGCGCTCGGCCGGGACGCGCTTGCTACCATCGTTTACACCTCGGGAACTACCGGGCCCCCGAAAGGGGTGATGCAGACGCACGGGAATCACCTGGCGGCCGTCGAACAGCTAATGCGCCTGGGTTTGATCGCCGAGGGCGAAGTGGACTTCTTCTTCCTGCCGCTGGCCCATTCGTTCGCGCGCTTGCTGGAATACCTTGGCTTGTACGCCGGCACCGTGACCGCCTTCGCGCGCAGCATCGACACGCTGATCGAGGACGCCGCCGCGGCCCAGCCGCACGTGATCCCGGCCGTGCCCAGGGTCTATGAGAAGATCTACGCGCGTATTCAGGCTACCCGCAACAGCGCCTCGCCGCGCAAGCGGCGCCTGCTCGATTGGGCCTTTCAGGTCGGCCGCCGGCATAGCCAATGCCTACAGCAGGGGCGAGCGGTGTCGCCGTTGCTGGCGCTGCAGGTGGCAGTCGCCCATCGCTTGGTCTTCCGCCGCATCCACGCCTTGCTCGGGGGCCGTCTCAGGTACCTGATCTCTGGCGGTGCCCCGCTGGCGCGCGAGATCGCCGAGTTCTTTCATTCGATCGGCCTGCTGGTGCTCGAAGGCTACGGCCTCACCGAAACCACACCGATATTAACCGTCAACCGGCCGGGCGCTTTCAAGTTCGGTACCGTCGGCCAAGCCCTGGACGACGTGGTGCTGCGGATCGCCGAGGACGGCGAGGTGCTCGCCACCGGCCCGAACATCGCCCAGGGCTATTTCAGACGGCCGGAGGCTACCGCGGAAACGTGGGACGCGCAGGGTTGGTTCCATACCGGCGACATCGGCGAGTTGGACGGTGATGGGTTCTTGCGCATCACCGATCGCAAGAAGGATCTCATCAAGACCTCCGGGGGCAAGTACGTGGCACCCCAGACCGTCGAGAACCTGCTGAAGACGCAGCCGCACATCAGTCAAGCCGTCGTCATCGGCGACAACCGCAAGTACTGTGTGGCGCTGATAACTCTCGACGCCGAAGAAATCCAAAGCTGGGCCCGGGCGCAGCGGGTGGATCTCCCCGCGCGCGAGCACTGGCCTGCCCATCCCGAGATCATGGCCTTGATCGATCGCGAAGTGGCTGCGGTCAACCAACAGCTGCCCTCCTACGGCACGATCAAGTATCACCGCATCCTGGCCCACGACTTCAGCCCCGAGAGCGGCGAGTTGACCCCGAGCTTGAAGGTGAAACGCAAGGTTGTGGCCCAGCGTTATCAGCCGCTGATCGAGGAGATGTACTGA
- a CDS encoding ribosome maturation factor RimP has translation MDKSVAERVWALAEPLAQQEGLEIVDAEFRREGRGMVLRLYLDRAGGVAPDSPRGMGVTLDELARFSRQLGDVLDVHQAVPGSYTLETSSPGIDRRLRVPAQFARYLGKRVRLRLLEPLAGRRTLLGLLKEVRDDGILVDAQPEALFVRYAEISQANYEHEFGRQL, from the coding sequence ATGGATAAATCTGTGGCCGAGCGCGTCTGGGCGCTGGCCGAACCCTTAGCGCAACAGGAGGGACTGGAGATTGTCGACGCGGAGTTCCGTCGCGAAGGACGGGGGATGGTGCTACGGCTGTACTTGGACCGAGCGGGCGGCGTGGCGCCGGATAGCCCGCGCGGGATGGGCGTGACGCTGGACGAATTGGCCCGCTTCAGTCGCCAACTGGGAGATGTGCTCGATGTGCACCAAGCCGTACCCGGCAGTTACACGCTGGAAACCTCGTCGCCGGGGATCGACCGGCGGCTGCGTGTGCCGGCGCAGTTTGCGCGCTACCTCGGTAAGCGCGTGCGCCTGCGCCTGCTCGAGCCGCTCGCCGGCCGGCGCACGCTGCTGGGGCTGCTGAAGGAAGTCCGCGATGACGGCATCCTCGTCGATGCACAACCGGAGGCGCTATTTGTTCGCTATGCCGAAATTAGCCAAGCCAATTACGAGCACGAGTTCGGACGCCAACTCTGA
- the nusA gene encoding transcription termination/antitermination protein NusA has translation MQPELSRVIDQVSKEKSIDKSIVISAVENAMLSAAKKVLSADIRVEAKYNPDLGEVELFKILTVAETVTNPETEVSLEDARANLDPEASVGDELLEKLDQRYGRIAAQAAKQHLIQRLRDAERDIIYNEFKDRKGELTHAGIVQRFEKKNIIVNLGRTDAILPEKEQIPRERYRQGDRIRAYILDVEMSSKGPQIILSRTHPGFLVKLFEQEVPEMYEGIVEVKGAAREPGGRAKIAVISNDPDVDPVGACVGMKGTRVQAVVQELRGEKIDIVHWTPDPAEYVCRGLAPAKVSKIIMDEDEHVMEVIVADDQLSLAIGKKGQNVRLASRLSGWKLDVRSEAEAEEEARKARAALTAIPNLGDVTAELLYQYGFKSAEEVIATDEQTIAEIDGIGPEKAPIVLKAVRAYIEEQQRLAAAAAAAAAAEPKGEDEPA, from the coding sequence ATGCAACCTGAACTCAGCCGAGTGATCGATCAAGTCAGCAAGGAAAAGAGTATCGACAAGTCGATCGTCATCAGCGCCGTGGAAAACGCGATGCTCTCGGCGGCCAAAAAGGTGCTCAGCGCCGATATCCGCGTCGAGGCCAAGTACAACCCCGACCTCGGCGAGGTGGAGTTGTTCAAGATCCTCACCGTCGCCGAAACCGTCACCAATCCGGAAACCGAAGTCTCGCTCGAAGACGCTCGCGCCAATCTCGATCCCGAAGCCAGCGTCGGCGACGAACTGCTCGAAAAGCTCGATCAGCGTTACGGCCGTATCGCCGCCCAGGCCGCGAAACAACATCTGATCCAACGCCTGCGCGATGCCGAACGGGACATCATTTACAACGAGTTCAAAGACCGTAAGGGTGAACTGACGCATGCCGGTATCGTGCAGCGCTTCGAAAAGAAGAACATCATCGTCAATCTCGGCCGCACCGATGCCATCTTGCCGGAGAAGGAACAGATCCCCCGCGAGCGCTATCGCCAGGGCGATCGCATCCGGGCTTACATCCTCGACGTCGAGATGAGCAGCAAGGGGCCACAGATCATCTTGTCGCGCACCCATCCGGGCTTTCTGGTCAAGTTGTTCGAACAGGAAGTGCCGGAGATGTACGAAGGCATCGTCGAGGTCAAAGGCGCGGCCCGCGAACCCGGGGGCCGCGCCAAGATCGCCGTGATCTCCAACGATCCCGACGTCGACCCGGTCGGTGCCTGCGTCGGCATGAAGGGGACGCGCGTGCAGGCGGTGGTACAGGAACTGCGCGGCGAAAAGATCGACATCGTGCACTGGACCCCGGACCCAGCGGAGTATGTCTGCCGCGGGCTCGCTCCGGCGAAGGTGTCGAAAATCATCATGGACGAGGACGAACACGTCATGGAGGTCATCGTCGCCGACGATCAGCTGTCGTTGGCCATCGGTAAGAAGGGCCAGAACGTGCGCTTGGCCTCGCGCCTGAGCGGTTGGAAGCTCGATGTGCGCAGCGAAGCCGAGGCCGAAGAGGAGGCGCGCAAGGCCCGCGCCGCGCTGACCGCAATTCCGAACCTCGGCGATGTGACGGCAGAACTGCTCTATCAGTACGGCTTCAAGTCCGCTGAAGAAGTGATCGCCACCGACGAGCAGACCATCGCCGAGATCGACGGCATCGGGCCGGAGAAGGCGCCGATCGTGCTCAAAGCCGTGCGCGCCTACATCGAAGAACAGCAGCGGCTAGCCGCAGCGGCGGCCGCGGCGGCCGCCGCTGAACCCAAGGGAGAGGACGAGCCCGCGTGA
- a CDS encoding YlxR family protein: MSKSLQLRTCLGCGQRAPQPELVRLAAMPDGAIAADWRHRQPGRGGYLHQERSCWERFAARKGPVRSLQRSMSRAERQLLVARLRADSEL, translated from the coding sequence GTGAGCAAGTCGCTGCAGCTCCGTACCTGCCTAGGTTGCGGCCAGCGTGCACCCCAGCCGGAGCTGGTGCGGCTGGCGGCGATGCCGGACGGCGCTATCGCTGCGGATTGGCGCCACCGCCAGCCCGGCCGGGGCGGCTACCTGCATCAGGAGCGCAGCTGTTGGGAGCGATTCGCGGCGCGCAAGGGGCCGGTGCGCTCGCTGCAACGGTCGATGAGTCGTGCCGAGCGCCAGCTGCTGGTCGCTCGCCTGCGAGCAGATTCGGAGCTATAG
- the infB gene encoding translation initiation factor IF-2, producing the protein MAGKRISTLAKEWSTGPHKFEVKDLLAHLERLGIHGKRPQNSLSDEEVDQLRAACFGEKPVIAVGEERTVTSDEGQTSVERRVSTRVIRRRAAPVQPALPEEAPAAPAEPLITHAEVIETFSEPFATEPFVEPELPVHIEPSLPPVAPAPTPPLELRPVAPAPPAAVVKPAPKPAPPPVASAKPQAMPAARAGAAPAMPEAQRGPRVLGRIDLKKAEPPKPAPRAERERPAAAVQPPAALFPPEETAEAGGRGRKKKRRVIQKPETAPEVLGGRDTRYGKLPRKKRAQPGKEQRKTEITTPKASKRVVRISEIITVGDLAKAMGVKAGEVIKKLMDAGMMATINQVLDADTASLIATEFEYNVENVAFNAESAIEVDREATTEDLPKVPRPPVVTIMGHVDHGKTSLLDRIRQTNVTAQEAGGITQHIGAYSVEVHNKRVAFLDTPGHEAFTQMRARGAKVTDIVILVVAADDGVMPQTVEALNHARAAAVPVIVAINKIDKPEADLDRIRRDLANHGLVPEDWGGDTVCVPVSAKTGDGIPQLLEMLLLQAEMLELQAPLEALARGTIVEAKLDRGRGPVATVLVQEGTLKIGDPFVCGGEYGRLRAMIDDKGRKLNSAGPSTPVEILGLNGVPDAGNAFVVVKDEATARQVADHRRQKQREADLVKSAKVSLEDLYEQIQQGEVKELRVVMKADVQGSVEALSEALSRLSSEEVRLNVLHASVGGITESDVLLASASNAVIIGFNVRPESKAADLAEREGVDQRLYTVIYNAVNDVRDAMEGLLEPTFREKTVGRAQVREVFAIPSIGAVAGCHVSEGKLTRGAAARLVRDHVVVHTGKVATLRRFKEDVREVQSGYECGLTLENYQDVKVGDVVEAYESEAVTRRLTPTAGRAVAAERRV; encoded by the coding sequence ATGGCTGGGAAGCGCATAAGCACGCTGGCGAAAGAGTGGTCGACCGGCCCACACAAATTCGAGGTGAAGGACTTGCTCGCTCACCTGGAACGGCTCGGCATTCACGGCAAACGGCCGCAGAATTCGCTCAGCGATGAAGAGGTGGACCAGTTGCGCGCGGCCTGCTTCGGTGAGAAGCCCGTCATTGCCGTGGGCGAAGAACGCACGGTAACCAGCGACGAGGGCCAAACCAGCGTCGAACGGCGGGTCAGCACGCGCGTGATCCGACGCCGGGCCGCGCCGGTGCAGCCGGCGCTGCCGGAGGAAGCCCCCGCGGCTCCGGCTGAGCCCCTGATCACCCACGCCGAAGTTATCGAAACCTTCAGCGAGCCGTTTGCGACCGAGCCGTTCGTGGAGCCCGAGTTGCCGGTTCACATTGAGCCCAGCTTGCCGCCGGTCGCGCCCGCCCCGACACCGCCGCTGGAATTACGACCGGTGGCACCGGCGCCGCCCGCGGCAGTCGTCAAGCCCGCGCCCAAGCCTGCGCCGCCACCAGTTGCTTCGGCGAAACCGCAGGCCATGCCGGCGGCCCGAGCCGGTGCCGCCCCGGCTATGCCCGAAGCCCAGCGCGGCCCGCGCGTGCTCGGGCGCATCGATCTCAAGAAGGCGGAACCGCCCAAACCGGCGCCCCGCGCCGAACGCGAACGGCCGGCGGCGGCGGTGCAGCCTCCGGCCGCGCTCTTCCCGCCCGAGGAGACGGCGGAAGCGGGCGGCCGCGGGCGCAAGAAGAAACGACGGGTTATTCAGAAACCCGAAACCGCCCCCGAAGTCCTTGGCGGCCGCGATACCCGTTACGGCAAGCTGCCGCGCAAGAAGCGCGCTCAGCCCGGCAAGGAACAGCGCAAGACGGAAATCACCACTCCCAAGGCGAGTAAGCGGGTGGTGCGCATTTCCGAAATCATCACCGTTGGTGACCTCGCCAAGGCGATGGGCGTCAAGGCCGGCGAGGTCATCAAGAAGCTGATGGACGCTGGCATGATGGCCACGATCAACCAGGTGCTCGATGCCGACACCGCCTCCCTGATCGCGACCGAATTCGAGTACAACGTCGAGAACGTGGCCTTCAACGCCGAGTCCGCCATCGAGGTCGATCGCGAAGCCACCACCGAGGACCTGCCGAAAGTCCCCCGGCCGCCGGTGGTTACCATCATGGGCCACGTTGATCACGGCAAGACCTCGTTGCTGGACCGCATCCGCCAGACCAACGTCACGGCCCAGGAAGCCGGCGGTATCACGCAACACATCGGCGCCTATAGCGTGGAAGTGCACAACAAGCGGGTGGCCTTCCTCGATACCCCGGGGCACGAGGCCTTCACCCAGATGCGCGCCCGCGGCGCCAAGGTGACCGACATCGTCATCCTCGTGGTCGCCGCCGATGACGGGGTAATGCCGCAAACGGTCGAGGCGCTCAATCACGCGCGCGCCGCCGCCGTGCCGGTGATCGTCGCGATCAACAAGATCGACAAGCCCGAGGCCGACCTCGACCGCATTCGCCGCGACCTCGCCAACCACGGCTTGGTGCCGGAAGACTGGGGCGGTGACACCGTCTGTGTGCCGGTGTCGGCAAAGACCGGCGACGGCATTCCCCAGCTGCTCGAAATGCTGCTCTTGCAGGCGGAAATGCTCGAGCTGCAGGCGCCGCTCGAGGCCCTGGCGCGCGGTACCATCGTCGAAGCCAAACTCGATCGCGGCCGTGGACCGGTGGCCACCGTGCTGGTGCAGGAAGGCACACTCAAGATCGGCGACCCCTTCGTCTGTGGCGGCGAGTACGGCCGCCTGCGCGCCATGATCGACGACAAGGGCCGCAAACTCAACAGCGCCGGGCCGTCTACGCCGGTCGAAATCCTCGGCCTCAATGGCGTGCCCGATGCCGGCAACGCCTTCGTGGTGGTCAAGGACGAGGCCACCGCCCGACAGGTCGCCGACCACCGCCGGCAAAAGCAGCGCGAGGCCGACCTGGTCAAGAGCGCCAAGGTCTCGCTCGAAGACCTCTACGAACAGATCCAACAGGGCGAGGTCAAGGAGCTGCGCGTCGTCATGAAAGCCGACGTCCAAGGCTCGGTCGAGGCCTTGTCGGAGGCGTTGTCGCGGCTGTCGAGCGAGGAAGTCCGCCTCAATGTCCTGCATGCCTCGGTCGGCGGCATCACCGAGAGTGATGTGTTGCTGGCGTCGGCTTCCAACGCCGTGATCATCGGCTTCAATGTGCGGCCCGAGAGCAAGGCCGCCGACCTGGCCGAGCGCGAAGGCGTCGATCAGCGCCTCTACACCGTCATTTACAACGCCGTCAACGACGTGCGCGATGCCATGGAGGGCCTGCTCGAACCGACGTTTCGGGAAAAGACGGTGGGGCGCGCACAAGTGCGCGAGGTCTTCGCTATCCCCAGCATCGGCGCGGTCGCCGGCTGCCACGTCAGCGAAGGCAAGCTCACCCGCGGCGCCGCGGCCCGGCTGGTGCGCGACCACGTTGTCGTGCACACCGGCAAGGTGGCGACCTTGCGCCGGTTCAAGGAGGACGTCCGCGAGGTCCAGTCCGGCTACGAGTGTGGCCTGACGCTCGAGAACTATCAGGATGTGAAAGTCGGCGACGTGGTCGAAGCCTACGAGAGCGAGGCCGTCACCCGCCGGCTGACGCCGACGGCGGGTCGTGCCGTCGCGGCGGAACGACGCGTCTAG
- a CDS encoding DUF503 domain-containing protein, producing MVVGVLRLTLFLPENHSLKGKRGVIKKIKARIANEFNVSVAECDGQDLWQRAVLGVAQVGPDAPYVDGTLRQVVRFVEELHLAEVGADEIEVFHC from the coding sequence ATGGTGGTTGGCGTTCTCAGACTGACGTTGTTCCTGCCCGAGAACCACTCCCTCAAGGGTAAACGCGGCGTGATCAAGAAGATCAAGGCGCGCATCGCCAACGAGTTCAACGTCTCGGTGGCCGAGTGTGATGGCCAGGACTTGTGGCAGCGGGCGGTGCTCGGCGTGGCCCAAGTGGGGCCGGACGCTCCCTATGTGGACGGCACCCTGCGCCAGGTGGTGCGCTTCGTCGAGGAGCTGCACCTCGCCGAAGTGGGGGCCGATGAGATCGAGGTGTTTCACTGCTGA
- the rbfA gene encoding 30S ribosome-binding factor RbfA, translated as MTGHRTERVADALRAVIAELLVRDIKDPRIGMVTLTGVEMSPDLKHARVFFSCLGDEAAHQRSLAGLRSASGFIKAQAARRLKLRFTPEITFIFDPALERAERLATLLRQAEQPDQEAAPGDRDDTGGEGEA; from the coding sequence ATGACTGGACATCGCACCGAACGGGTGGCCGACGCACTGCGCGCCGTGATTGCGGAACTGCTGGTGCGCGACATTAAGGATCCGCGCATTGGCATGGTGACCCTCACCGGCGTCGAAATGAGCCCCGACCTCAAGCACGCCCGGGTCTTCTTCAGCTGCTTGGGTGACGAGGCCGCGCACCAGCGCTCATTGGCAGGGCTGCGCAGCGCCAGCGGCTTCATCAAGGCGCAGGCGGCGCGCCGCCTCAAGCTCCGCTTCACCCCTGAGATCACTTTCATCTTCGACCCAGCGCTAGAACGAGCCGAGCGCCTGGCGACGTTGTTGCGCCAGGCCGAGCAACCTGACCAGGAGGCCGCCCCCGGCGACCGCGATGATACGGGCGGTGAGGGGGAAGCATGA